In the Gammaproteobacteria bacterium genome, TTGTGATAGTTATTGATGGCATATCTGAAGGGTGGTGCCTTCGATATAGAACAGAAATATGAGGTGTTGTCCCAATCTAATCAGTTTGGAATCGGTACGATCAGCCCATTAACTAGTATCAAAGTGTGCCGATTGCACCCCAATGAGGTAACCATGAAAATTATACGCTGGAAAGGTCGTTACCTAACAGGCGAGACGGGAGTCGACCAACGGAATCGGGCGTTGGTGGATTGCCTGAACGGATTTATTAACGCTACCAAACAGCGTGAACATTGCCAAGATGTTGAGAATTTATTGAACGACTTGGCAGTCAAATTAGAAGGAATTCTTACCAAGGATCCGATGGTCGCCGATCTTATTGCGCAGATCAGGGACTCGTTAATGGAATCTTTACCACTGCCGACTCGAAAGACCCCCGCTTGCCGGAAATGCGATATCTGCGACCTTGCCGAACAACGGAT is a window encoding:
- a CDS encoding hypothetical protein (Evidence 5 : Unknown function) encodes the protein MAYLKGGAFDIEQKYEVLSQSNQFGIGTISPLTSIKVCRLHPNEVTMKIIRWKGRYLTGETGVDQRNRALVDCLNGFINATKQREHCQDVENLLNDLAVKLEGILTKDPMVADLIAQIRDSLMESLPLPTRKTPACRKCDICDLAEQRIAQHIHASVQCLGMSESVGA